Proteins encoded together in one Dehalobacter sp. window:
- a CDS encoding pilus assembly protein — translation MLKKLIKSSNGQSLVEFALVLPVFLLLVFGVVEFGRLGYSYVTLNNAVRSGARTASLSGLDSAIQASVADSAPLLDRNLLTIQITPIESSRHSGSNVTVSASYPVSLTTPVLNHILPNPVIIHANLSMRIE, via the coding sequence ATGCTTAAAAAATTAATAAAATCCTCCAATGGCCAGTCTCTTGTAGAATTTGCGCTGGTCCTACCCGTTTTTTTGCTTCTAGTCTTTGGTGTGGTTGAGTTTGGGCGGCTCGGCTATTCCTACGTGACTCTCAATAACGCTGTCAGAAGCGGCGCCAGGACAGCAAGCCTGAGCGGGCTGGATAGCGCTATCCAGGCTTCAGTAGCTGATTCCGCCCCTTTGTTAGACCGCAATCTACTGACCATTCAGATCACCCCCATTGAGTCCAGCAGACATTCCGGCTCAAATGTTACGGTATCAGCTTCTTATCCTGTGTCTCTTACGACTCCGGTATTAAATCATATTCTTCCGAATCCGGTTATTATCCATGCGAACCTATCCATGCGCATTGAATAG
- a CDS encoding Flp family type IVb pilin gives MMLYLVQFLQRFQKDEKGQALTEYGLIIALIALVVIGAVVVIGTNLNEIMTTIGGDLDITPTP, from the coding sequence ATGATGTTATACCTCGTTCAGTTCCTTCAAAGATTCCAAAAAGATGAAAAGGGTCAGGCACTTACAGAGTACGGTCTTATTATTGCTTTAATTGCACTCGTTGTAATTGGTGCAGTCGTGGTTATCGGCACAAACTTGAATGAGATTATGACTACAATTGGAGGAGACCTCGACATTACTCCAACTCCCTAA
- a CDS encoding DNA translocase FtsK, with amino-acid sequence MKSWGFGTLATKATKKNRRGSRKKRQSVHDTIRNEIMGILVMGLACLGFVMLYSNSKGAIVTLIIKALRVAAGDGSVGIFIILGVIGISLMSNNRRSMKSRITGAVLLWLVAEGFLHLGSSAAYDTAGLFALGKVGLGGGLLGAAISSMLVMLVGVTGGYVILAVLALIGAILAMNRSLVGTVKDLLSLAANFAQMVDRHIRDFLQVLADGRQERQERKEDDRNSMFAAAKKGEPDSKQSNPVIEIFGEERNRGEERNKRNKQVPQSETDHYLINTRIDDLAERKAGNLGDYAGGMETAAAPPGKLTGTPISRQIEKNEHYRLPPLNLVHKSMKKGQKSGKDIADNVRLLEDTLASFGVRVKVTRVTQGPTITRYEVQPAPGVKVSKITSLSDDIALSLAASDVRMEAPIPGKSAVGIEVPNKEIAIVHFREVLETEDFQDSPSKLSLALGKDITGTPIIGDLTRMPHLLIAGATGAGKSVCINTIIGSIVYKAKPDEVKLLLIDPKVVELANYNGIPHLISPVVTEPQRAAGALKWIVTEMETRYELFAASGVRDIVRYNFLVSEKKDTESKPLPYVVVIIDELADLMMVAPGEVEESICRLAQMARAAGIHLIVATQRPSVDVITGLIKANIPSRIAFAVSSQIDSRTILDMGGAEKLLGRGDMLYHPIGISKPIRVQGCFLSDKEVKNIVDYLLEQAKPEYFEIPEVSLSSRNSEEPEDELFYKAANIFMESNTASVSLLQRRLKIGYSRAARIVDMLEEKGVVGQHEGSKPREVLLTKGQFEQKFGKNLNS; translated from the coding sequence ATGAAAAGCTGGGGGTTTGGAACGTTGGCGACGAAGGCGACAAAAAAGAACCGACGGGGGTCACGTAAAAAAAGACAGTCCGTTCATGATACGATTCGAAATGAGATTATGGGAATCCTGGTGATGGGTTTGGCCTGCCTGGGATTTGTCATGCTCTATTCCAACAGCAAGGGTGCTATTGTCACGTTGATTATTAAAGCACTCAGGGTTGCGGCAGGCGATGGCAGTGTCGGGATTTTTATCATCCTCGGAGTTATCGGGATCAGCCTGATGAGCAACAACCGGAGAAGTATGAAATCCAGGATAACCGGTGCGGTTTTATTATGGCTGGTAGCGGAAGGATTCCTGCATCTCGGATCATCTGCTGCGTATGATACTGCAGGGCTGTTTGCGCTTGGCAAAGTCGGATTGGGAGGCGGCCTCCTCGGCGCGGCGATCAGTAGCATGCTGGTCATGCTGGTCGGTGTGACAGGCGGCTATGTGATTTTGGCAGTATTAGCCTTGATCGGGGCTATCCTGGCAATGAACCGCTCTCTGGTCGGGACGGTCAAAGACCTGTTGTCTCTCGCAGCCAATTTTGCACAGATGGTCGACCGCCACATCAGAGATTTTCTGCAGGTACTGGCGGACGGACGCCAAGAAAGACAGGAGCGCAAAGAGGACGATCGGAACAGCATGTTTGCCGCAGCAAAGAAAGGTGAGCCTGATTCAAAGCAGAGTAACCCGGTGATCGAAATCTTTGGGGAAGAACGGAATCGTGGAGAAGAACGGAATAAAAGAAACAAACAGGTTCCGCAGTCGGAAACGGATCATTACCTGATTAATACAAGGATCGACGATCTAGCCGAAAGAAAGGCTGGGAATTTAGGAGATTATGCAGGAGGCATGGAGACTGCAGCGGCACCGCCGGGTAAGCTTACCGGGACGCCTATTTCCAGACAGATCGAGAAGAACGAACATTACAGGCTGCCGCCTTTAAATCTTGTTCATAAATCAATGAAAAAAGGCCAAAAAAGCGGCAAGGACATTGCTGATAATGTCCGTCTGCTGGAAGATACGCTGGCCAGTTTTGGGGTCAGGGTCAAAGTCACAAGAGTCACACAGGGGCCGACAATTACCCGCTATGAGGTTCAGCCCGCACCCGGTGTCAAAGTCAGTAAAATTACCAGCCTCTCAGATGATATTGCATTGAGTCTGGCAGCCTCCGATGTACGGATGGAAGCGCCGATCCCGGGAAAGTCTGCAGTTGGGATAGAGGTTCCGAATAAGGAGATTGCCATTGTTCATTTCCGGGAAGTGCTGGAGACGGAAGATTTTCAGGACTCACCAAGCAAGCTTAGTTTGGCGCTCGGCAAAGATATTACCGGTACGCCGATTATCGGTGATCTGACGAGAATGCCGCACCTGCTGATTGCCGGAGCGACCGGAGCAGGAAAATCGGTTTGTATCAATACGATTATCGGAAGTATCGTTTATAAAGCAAAACCGGATGAAGTAAAACTGCTGCTGATTGATCCTAAGGTTGTTGAACTGGCCAATTACAATGGAATTCCACATCTGATCTCTCCTGTGGTAACAGAGCCCCAGAGGGCTGCCGGAGCTTTGAAGTGGATCGTTACCGAAATGGAGACAAGATATGAACTTTTTGCAGCTTCCGGAGTTCGCGATATCGTCAGATATAATTTCTTGGTTAGTGAAAAGAAGGATACGGAATCGAAGCCGCTGCCGTATGTTGTTGTCATCATCGACGAGTTAGCCGATCTGATGATGGTTGCTCCGGGAGAGGTTGAAGAGTCTATCTGCCGGCTGGCCCAGATGGCCAGGGCAGCAGGTATTCATCTGATTGTTGCGACGCAGAGACCCTCGGTTGATGTCATCACCGGTCTGATCAAAGCCAATATTCCTTCCAGGATCGCTTTTGCGGTTTCTTCCCAGATCGATTCCAGAACCATTCTGGATATGGGCGGTGCAGAAAAACTGCTCGGCCGCGGGGACATGCTCTATCATCCAATTGGGATCAGCAAGCCGATCCGGGTCCAGGGCTGTTTCCTGTCAGACAAGGAAGTCAAAAATATTGTGGATTATCTGCTGGAACAGGCTAAACCGGAGTATTTTGAAATTCCGGAGGTAAGCTTGAGTTCCAGGAATTCTGAGGAGCCGGAAGATGAGCTTTTCTACAAGGCTGCGAACATCTTTATGGAGAGTAATACGGCATCCGTGTCCCTGCTTCAGCGCAGACTAAAGATTGGCTATTCCAGGGCGGCTAGAATCGTTGATATGCTTGAAGAAAAAGGGGTTGTCGGCCAGCATGAAGGCTCGAAACCCAGGGAAGTTTTGTTGACCAAGGGCCAATTTGAACAAAAATTCGGGAAAAACTTAAATTCTTAG